GATGGTCATTAGCTATTTAAAGTGTCACCATGCATGTGGGAACTCCTGCTGAACTTGAAGACTGCCAGAAATGTGAATTTATAGAAATCCGCTTATACTTTCCCAGTGAGTTATGATTTAAAACTATACCTGTATACCTGTTCATAAAAGTTATggttgaaagagaaaataaatccaCAGCTGTGAAGAAAAAGGACTTTTAATCCACATGACTAAAGACGAAAGCACTTTCTAATTCCAGAATAACACAATAGCAGCAACAAAATCTTCAAGACTGCAGAGATATCTGTGTGCTCTCCCAGGTTATTTAAGTTGACAATTAATCAGACTAGAGCCTGAGTGCAAGGTAAACATTATAGGTTCAAATCCCAAGCAGGGATTAATCTATTATTCTCTTCTCAGGTCACAGATGCCATGCTTAGCTGTACCAGCCGACTGTTCTCCCAATATATGGTAGTGATAACAGGGGTGGGAACCCAGCTCCCTTTTACCTTCCTTGAAGCAGAAGCCTCAACTAAGTAGAATATTAATTAAAGTTGTTATTCTACTATAAAGCACTTTACTTTGGAAGGGTCATGTAAATTAGACAATATTTTCCTACTTTGAGTTATAGATGAATTGATCAATAACAGATTGGTTGAAATGTAAAAGAGCTGAAAATAGTATTTCTGTGATTGGTTTTCCACCTATTGATAATTTTTGCACACCATGGGCTGGTTCTCTTTGTGTATTAATCACAACATTTTCCctgaaatttcattttgtaatttttgtgaAGCATAGGACCATGtcctttttagcatttttaaaaattttttcctcacTTGTGTGGCAATCTCTTGGTGAAATTAAAAGTTTTATCATACATTCTAAGTGAATTGTCCAAGGTTAAAGTCGCTGGAAATGAAAGTCCCCAATCAGTTGTCATGTGCTGTGAACCcaagaatatatttataactttttactgaattttaaatacagatatttactgtaaaagtaatatttttattttttatttttattttatttgtttatttgacagagagagatcacaagtatgcagagaggcaggcagagagagagggggaagtaggctccctgctgagcagagatccagacgcgggactcgatcccaggaccctgagaccatgacctgagccaaaggcagcggcttaacccactgagccacccaggtgtcccaaaagtaatgatatttttaaaaattttaacttcaaCTGAATTTGAGCTGAGGAAGCATAAAATATTGGTCAGCCAAATATCTTGACAGccattattaataatattagtaCATTAGTCAACAGTACATGGTGAATATATTcaccattcaataaatatattgaatGCAATgctataaatgaaaatacaatgagtgattaaaacttttctttttctttttcttaatcttgTGAGCCTGCAGTGGGTTACAGAGGAAATGTGGATATTTCTGGAGTGTCAGCATTTAATGTGGCCTGAAATGGctaattgcatttctatatgtgctgccgaagtgagcacggCTAATTGCATTTCTAAGTAACACAAAATCCTGGCTTCTTTACTCATTTTGTGCATGGGTAAGTGGCTTAACTTGCGacagtctgtttttaaaaaattaaacatacttatcaaaataccaagaacattttacttatatatgtatCCCACTGGCTTGTATTTGAGGTGAAGTTATaagaaaagacatggaaaaattcAACTTGCCTTTTCAGGGACAGAGAGTCTGGGGGCTTCTTGGAGCCGGCTTGGGCGCAGGCTCCATCTGCTCTGCACCTGCTGTCTGGGCCCGCTCCTCCATGGAGGTTTCTTCCGAAAAAGAACAGATGGGAGGGCTGGAGGTAAGTAAAAACGCCACTTTCAAACTCTTAAGAGTTCTGCGTTTCTAAATGCTTCATTCTGCAACACattaatctgtttttaaaaaatgtcttgttGAAGCATAATATACGTACAGGATTAACCTCATTTTGAAAGCAAATGCGGCAAAGCCACCAAAGCAGATGCCACCAAAGCAGCAAGGCTGGACTGGCTGGACTGGCTGTCCTGGgaggggctgcccggccccgggAAAGCCGGACAGGGCGGCTCACGGTCGGAGCTAACTGGAATGGGTGCCGCGAGGGGCCCGTGGTCCTTCCAGGGTGCACAGCGGCCCCCTGACAGGATGGCCAGGGCGGCCGGCGGGTCTGCGTGGAAGCAGGCTCGGCGTGGGGTGGGCTGCGTGGCGGTGCCTGTGGGGAAGCCTTGGGCCGCACGTTGCTCTCCCGAGGCCCGGGGGCCTGGGATCGGGCCAGGCGACCCCCATCCGCTGCCCACACCTAGGACCCCAGTCCTGGGACGACCGGAGTCTGGAGGGGCTGTGTCCCCTGCTAAGAGAAGTGCCAGCACTCTGGTCGCCACCCCTGATGACACGCGCCCTCCCAGACGCACCCCCACTTCCGAGATCCTGACCAGCCTGCCCCCTTTCCCCCTGCCGGCTGACCGGCTTCGGGGTCCGGACGCGCCGCCTTTTCCGGATAGTGGGACCCCAGGGACGTGGGCTCCTCGGGGTGACGCGAACCACGGAGGGGGGGGATGAGGACGGATCTCCTCAGCTTGACAGGCTCCCGCGGGCGGGGTCTCTTCGGGGTGACGGGACCCGCGGATGGGGGACAGGTCTTCTCGGGTTGACAGGACCCGGGGACGGGGACGGGTCTCCTCGGGGTGATGAGACCCGTGGACGGGTCAGGGTCGCCTCGGGGTGACTGGACCCGGGAACCGGGGACGGGGTCTCCCAGGGATGACGGGACCCGGGGATGAGGACGGATCTCCTCAGCCTGATCGGCTCCCGGAAACAGGGTCTCCCTGTGGTGACGGGACCCGCGGACGGGGACGGTGTCTCCTCGGGATGACGGGAACCACCGCTGGAGGATGAGGACGGATCTCCTCAGCCTGACAGACTCCCGCGGACGAGAACGCGGTCTCCCCGCGGTGACGCGACCCGCGGAAGAGGACGAGGTCTCCCGGCGGTGACGGGATCCGCGGACCCGACGGGGTCTTTCGGGGTGATAGGACCCACGGATGGGGCGGGGTGTCCTCGGGGTGACGGGACCCGCGGAAGGGACGGGGTCTCCACAGGTAACGGGACCCGCGGACGGGACCGGGTCTCCTCAGGTGACCGGACCCGCGGACGTGGACGAGGACGGATCTCCTCAGTCTGACCGCGTCCCGGGGACGGGGTCTCCCCGCGGTGACGGGATCCGCAGCCGCACCGCGAGCCCCCCACCCTCACCACCCGGCGCCCCCTCCCTCGGGCCGGCCGCGCTGCCTCTACCGGCGGGTGGGTTCCCCTGCCGGGGCCGGGATCCCGGCTGGGTGAGGGCCCGGCAGGCCGCGGCGCCGCCTCTTCCGCCCTCCGCCGGCCCGCGTGCGTCAGCCtgcgccgccccgccccgccgccgccgccgccgcccgcgcgaGGCCGCCTCAGCCTGGCCCGGGCCTCGAGCGGCGCACGGCGCAGGTCCCTCCCGCCATGGCCCTGGGAGGCGGCAGCACATGGCGGCCGCAGCGGCCATGAGCGCGCCCGCGGCCCGCCCCGGCCCCCCCTAGAGCCCGCCGCCGCCCCGGCCGCGCCACGGCcccgccgcccccggcccc
Above is a window of Meles meles chromosome 11, mMelMel3.1 paternal haplotype, whole genome shotgun sequence DNA encoding:
- the LOC123952625 gene encoding proteoglycan 4-like, whose amino-acid sequence is MAAAAAMCCRLPGPWREGPAPCAARGPGQAEAASRGRRRRRRGGAAQADARGPAEGGRGGAAACRALTQPGSRPRQGNPPAGDPVPSAGPVTCGDPVPSAGPVTPRTPRPIRGSYHPERPRRVRGSRHRRETSSSSAGRVTAGRPRSRPRESVRLRRSVLILQRWFPSSRGDTVPVRGSRHHRETLFPGADQAEEIRPHPRVPSSLGDPVPGSRVQSPRGDPDPSTGLITPRRPVPVPGSCQPEKTCPPSAGPVTPKRPRPREPVKLRRSVLIPPLRGSRHPEEPTSLGSHYPEKAARPDPEAETSMEERAQTAGAEQMEPAPKPAPRSPQTLCP